The following coding sequences lie in one Prochlorococcus marinus XMU1412 genomic window:
- a CDS encoding class I SAM-dependent methyltransferase: MKEVSNFYRNNPFNFSEDINVFFNSIKNSNQVLEYEDLHKLLSNNYGFKPNIKDIIEFGCGTGWLTNTISYYYKKNVHAVDFTKKAIETAQSVSNSLSVYPRYTHSDIFSFEDSKVYDLVISLGVLHHTIDCHKAFKKISSFVKKGGLIYVGLYHYYGRRPMLKLLQEYSYWHGEKSAYNLFKKMNSSMQDKDHSFSWFRDQVIHPHETQHTLKEISSWIKEIGFELISTSINNYKNLKKFSADKLDKLEKEMEHYSYKRNIKDRKFTPGYFTFCAKKI; this comes from the coding sequence ATGAAAGAGGTAAGTAATTTTTATAGAAATAATCCTTTTAATTTTTCAGAAGATATAAATGTTTTTTTCAATTCTATTAAAAACTCTAATCAAGTTCTTGAATATGAAGACTTGCATAAACTTTTGAGCAATAATTATGGTTTTAAACCAAACATAAAAGATATTATTGAATTTGGTTGTGGAACTGGTTGGCTTACAAATACTATTTCTTATTACTATAAAAAAAACGTTCATGCAGTTGATTTTACAAAAAAGGCTATTGAGACTGCTCAATCAGTATCGAATAGCTTAAGCGTTTACCCAAGATATACTCATTCAGATATTTTCAGTTTTGAAGATTCTAAAGTTTATGACCTAGTCATTAGTTTAGGGGTTCTGCACCATACTATTGATTGTCATAAGGCTTTCAAAAAGATTAGTTCTTTTGTTAAGAAAGGAGGTCTTATTTATGTTGGCCTATATCATTATTATGGCCGAAGACCGATGTTAAAACTTCTGCAAGAGTATTCTTATTGGCATGGTGAAAAGTCCGCTTATAATCTTTTTAAGAAAATGAATTCTTCAATGCAAGACAAGGACCATAGTTTTTCCTGGTTTAGAGATCAAGTAATTCATCCTCATGAAACTCAACACACACTTAAAGAAATTTCTTCTTGGATTAAAGAGATTGGCTTTGAATTGATTTCTACAAGTATAAATAACTATAAGAATTTGAAAAAATTTAGTGCTGATAAATTAGATAAATTAGAGAAAGAAATGGAACATTATTCTTATAAGAGAAATATAAAAGATAGAAAGTTTACTCCAGGATATTTTACTTTTTGCGCAAAAAAGATTTAA
- a CDS encoding SxtJ family membrane protein, with protein sequence MTFHTKSQLRNAGLVFSFIFFTLFFLIPYLLHQEFRSLVILFSVIIFSLSYISPYTLRKPYDLWIKLGNFLGKINSLIILTLFFYVLITPVAIVRRLFNKVFKNKKIKTYYSDSIVNFKDFNFRDQF encoded by the coding sequence ATGACTTTCCATACAAAATCACAATTAAGGAATGCAGGCCTAGTTTTTTCTTTCATATTTTTTACATTATTCTTTCTTATTCCATATTTGTTGCATCAAGAATTTAGATCTTTAGTTATTTTATTCTCAGTAATTATTTTTTCTTTATCTTATATAAGCCCTTACACCTTAAGGAAACCATATGATTTATGGATCAAATTAGGAAATTTTTTAGGGAAGATAAATTCGTTAATTATACTAACTTTATTTTTTTATGTGCTAATTACTCCAGTAGCTATAGTAAGAAGATTATTTAATAAAGTTTTTAAAAATAAAAAAATAAAAACCTACTATAGTGATAGTATAGTTAATTTTAAAGACTTCAACTTTAGGGATCAATTCTAA
- a CDS encoding DUF5989 family protein, producing MKLYSILKDIIKYAAARKKYWLVPFAIILVALAVVLVASQGTVVAPFIYSLF from the coding sequence ATGAAATTATATTCAATATTAAAGGACATCATAAAATATGCAGCTGCAAGAAAGAAGTATTGGCTTGTACCTTTTGCCATCATCTTAGTTGCTTTAGCTGTGGTTCTTGTTGCATCACAAGGAACAGTTGTTGCGCCTTTTATTTATTCACTTTTTTAG